TCCTGCTGTTCATGCAGTCCCGGAATGTCCGACAGGCGTTTGCGCCAGGTGCTGACACAATAGTGAAAAAATTCGGGGAGGTTAAAATCGTGGGTGATCAGCAGTTCCATAAACGCCTGGGTGTCTAAATCCGGCCTTTGCAGAATAATATCGGCCAGCTCCTGCAGATAAGCCTCGTCAATTCCCCGGAGTTCCTTACGCTGCATAAGCAGAGAAAAACCGTACAATGCCAATTCCTTTAAGGGCTCATCAATGTCTTTATCATTCAGATGTTCCGCTAATAAGTGATGTTGCTGCTTCAAATGCATTTTAACCTGCGGCAGGTTATAATTGGTGATTTTGACCAGGCCCTCAGCAAAGCGGTAGGTCCCGCAAAGGGCAGCGATCAGTTCTTCGAACACATTACAGGTGTACTGGTAATTGGCCCTGATCTGTTCGGCCTGGGGGTGCGTTTTCCAGATGGGATGTAATTTCGTAAGGTAAATATTGACTGCATTGCTTAAATCAACGATTTGATTGATAAATGAAATGATCCCGTTTTTGTTCTTTCCCCGGTTCGCATGGGGACAATAGCCGGCTTGGTGTTTTATACCGGCAATTTCATCGGATAAAAAAGCTTTCCAATTTTCAAATTCCTTTTTTGAAATTTGGTGTCCAGCGAATTTCTGCGGATTTAACGAATCGGTCACAAAAAGCTGAAGCTGTTCGGATAGTAAATTCATAGCTGACTTCAGATAAATTTTTCATTTGCAATAAATAATTAAGGATAAGGGATTTAAGATAAATATTCGGAAATTCAAGTGGTAATTGCTGCATCATGCTATTATTAATAAATGGATTTAACTGTACTTATTGGAAATATGTAGCGCCTTGTCCACTTCGGTAAAAGCCTCCAATACTTTATCCAAATGGGCTGTAGTGTGGGTCGCCATTACATTCATCCTGATCCTCGCATTCTTTTTGGAAACAGCCGGGTACATGATCGGGTTGGTATATATACCGGCTTTTAAAAGCAACCGTCCGGCTTCCAGCGTTTTTAGGATGTCCCCGACTTTTACCGGGATTACGGCGGAAGCGGTGGTTCCGACATCAAAACCGAGGTTGATGAGCCCATTTTTCAAATAATCAATATTTTCCCAAAGCCGGGCCCTCCAAACCGGTTCCTCATCTATCAGGTCAATCGCCTTCAGGATACCCATTACCGCCGGTGTTGCCGTCGTAGAAAATAAGTGCTGCTTGGACTGGAATTTCAGATACGTAATAAGTTCCGCGCTGGCGATCACATAACCGCCGATATTGCCCAGGGCCTTGCTGAATGTGCCGGTGATAATATCGACCTGATCAAACGCGTTATCTGTTTCGATAACGCCCCTCCCTGTATCTCCCACAACACCGATACCGTGCGCGTCGTCAACGACCAGGTATGCCCCATAACGATGGGTCAGTTCAGCAATTTTTCCAATCGGTGCGATATCCCCATCCTGACTATAAACGCCATCGATAACGACCATTTTCGTACGGTATTTATCCTGCGCATTTTTAAGCACATGCTCCAGCATGGCCAGGTCATTGTGCAGAAAGGTTTTTATCGTTGTCGTTAGTACACCTTCGTAGACGCTGGCATGTACATTCATATCAAGGATGGCGATATCATTCTTTTTTTGATTGCTGTCATCCCGATGAAGGATGCATTGCAGGGTCGCGCTATTCGCGGTATAGCCCGTAGTATATAAAATGGCATCGCTCCGCCGATAAAATCCGGCTATTTTCTTTTCCAATTGTTCGTGGTAAACAAAGTGTCCGCCGATGGCCGGTGACGCACCCGATCCCGTGCCAAACATTTCGATCCCTTTGATCACCGCGGCCTTGACCAATGGGTGCTGGCTGAACCCGAGGTAATCGTTGGAAACCAGGCACACGCACCAAGTCGGGTGACTGTCGCCGGGTAATATCAAATTCATTTCCGGGCCAACAGGTGATAATGATTCAATTCTGTAATTTAAATGTCCGTTAGACCGTAAAAAGTCCAGGTATTCTTTGAATTCCTGCGCGGTCTGGTAAATATCCTGGCCCTCAATATTCTCAAAATCTTTGAAGCTCGCCCTTTCAAAATTTATTTTTGACATAGGTATCATTATAAGTAAAGACCTAAAAATACCGTACAAAAAGATTCAAAAGTGTGACATGTAAAATTTTGGTTAATTTTTTATTAATTAAAACGAAATAAATTAAGCAAGTCACACTTTTCAAGAAAAAAGAACATTTATTTTGCTCGAATTATTGGAGTCGGTCATTATCGCCTTTACATCTAAATACACCTGTAATTTAATCCGTCTTGGTTTTTAATGGTAGTGTATCAGTTTACGGGCTTGCAATGGCTTATAAAACTATACCTATGAATTTAGCATCCATATTCAGCGTACTGTCAAACACTACCGGATTATCAGACGCGTTAAAAGAAGAACTATCCGAAAAGGTGGGAGAAGAAAAGTACAAAGCCCACCAAATCATTCATGCTGCCGGGCAAATGGAGAACAGGTTATATTTTATTGAAAGTGGGTTTGCCAGAAATTATTACTATGACCATCATGGCAATGAGCATACCGTTAGGTTTTGGAAAGCCGGGGACATCGTATTTTCCTATGAAGGTTATTATAATGTGCCTTCTTATTTTTATACCGAAATATTGGAAGAAAGCAGGCTGATCACCCTGAACTATATAATCTTACATGAATTAGATAACAAATTCCCCGAGATTGCTACCGTAATCAAAGCCATACTGATCAAGTACCAGCATGAAGAATACGAAAAACAAAAGTTGATCGCATTACCAGCAGAAGAACGGTTCCTGTTATTCCGCGAAAACAACCTCAACATTTTTAAAAAAGCGCCCTCCAGAATCATTGCCTCTTACCTGCACATCACACGCGAAACCCTGACCCGCTATATCGGTCGTAACTAATTCCCCCATAAACTTGCCAACGGTGTGATTTCAATCACAATAACCGATCAATACAGCACGCAAAAAGTGTGAAAAATCAACTTGTAAATAGTGATTTGGATCACAAGGCGGGCAAAGAATTTGCCCTTAGATTTAACCCATAAGCTTCCCCTCTTATAGTAACCAATTTAAATCTATTCACTTCTTACCTAGCTATAGGTAATACAAAAGAAAGGAGCAAGTGACAAACAGGAAAACAACAAAAATGTGGGTTACGTACCTACCGGTAATCGAATTACCAATTTAATCAAAGATGGTCAATCCTATATCTTATGGAAAGTACAAGTATAATAAACGACAAGTTCCAGCTTTCAGAACCGGCTAAAGAAAAAATAATAATCGCCATTTGCTGGTTATGCATGGCATTATTTCTCTATACCGCCTATGCCAAAATAACAGATCACGCCCGTTTTTTAGCAGGCCTGACCAAGGTTCATCTCATTAGTGGCTTCGCGGTATTCATCTCCTATGCCGTTCCTGCAATTGAAATTGTTGTTGCATTGTTATTGCTCATCCCGCAAACCGCCAAAACCGGACTCTACAGCTTTTTTGCGGTTATGGCATCGTTCACGATTTATATCGTCAGCGCGATGATTTGGGAAAAGAACCTACCGTGTCATTGCGGAGGCGCCATCGAAAAATTAAGCTGGGGACAACATATATGGTTCAATCTCGCATTTATAACCATTGCCATAATTGCCCTCCGGCTCTTCAATAAATTAAATACATCTTTAAAAACTTAAGAAAATGAAAAATTTCAAAAAAATCGCCTTAGGCCTTTTGGTAGGTGCTTTGGCAATCGGGTTCAGCTCATTTACAACTGTTAAAAGTAGTTTGGCGCCTTTCCACAATAAGGCATTAAAAGCTCATATGATAACTGATGACTTTTTGCTTCAAAACCAAGGTGTTGCCGGCGTATTTGCGCAAGACAACAGCTACGATTCAGGTAATTGTGCAACATCGGAAACGTTGCGCTGTGGGTATTCTGTAACAGCAACTGGTAAGACTAATATTCCTAACCAAAGCACGTATAGTTCCTCTGATATCACCAATTACCTAAGTCATAATTGGATCACACCTGCACCTGGTTCGAGCAACGCACTTTATAACTAAATGAAAAGGGGATGAATCCATCCCCTTTTCATTTTAATCTTCTAATTACTATCATTGGTTTTGATCTAATAACCTTTTAAATGCTACCAAATTATATCTCGGATCAGGTGGTGCAGTTGAAAGAATCTTTCCATTTTCTGATATTACAATCAAGGTAGGAAAGGCATCGATATTATAGTGTTGTATTATACTTGATTGCCACCCGTTTTCTGCTAACAAATTGACTTCCTTGCCTGAAGTGTACTTTCCCTGTTTTATACTTTCCAACCAAGATGATTTACTTCGGTCAACACTCACAGAAATGAAGATTACATTCTCATTAGTATAGGACGCAATTATAGGTTTCATTGATTTAGCCAAAGTTAAACAACCGCTACAACCAGTAAACCAAAAATCGATAACTACAATCTTACCTTTGAAATCGTTTAAGGAGACCTGCTTGTCATGCTCATTATTTAATGAGAATTGATAAGCCTTAGAACCAACTAAGTTTGCATTATACAAAGACATAAGGACATCTTTTATATTGGAAGGCTTTGCCTCTTGAGCAGCTTTATTGGTATAATCAACAAAGTCAGGTTCCCTTATACGGTCAACATTTAAAAATGCGCCTAATATTACTCTGTCCTTTAATATACCGTTTTTGCACTGCAATGATACTGCCTCATTTATTTCCTTAAACTTCAAATCGTTAAAGAAGCTCAGTTTAACATCGCTTCGGCTGATGATTGCATAAGCTTTTGAACGAAATGCAAGGAAGTCGCCAACATAATAAGAAAATGCAAGTTCCTCTTCGTTGGCTTCGGGCAACCTGAAAAAGCGCTCGTAAGTTTGAATATAGAATTCTTTCGTCTCGGCGAGCCATATTTGTTTTTTCCCCAAAAAAGGAGATATACATCTACCTACTATATTTTGATTACAAAATGCCCAATTATCCAACTTGATAAGCCTTATTACTTTTGCATTGATTTTTGTTTTCGCAGAATCTATTAGGCTGTTTTTAACCATCAGTAGACTGTCGTATCCTTGCTTCAACGAGTTCATTGCATGCTCGCGATCATTTAATTGCATGTAATAATTATACTTCCTATTAATTAAGTCCTCAGATAGGTAGTCAATGTTATTAATGGCGTACATATCTTTAAATTTGTCTTCACTCTTACCTGAAAATTTAGCGTCAAATTTGTGTGAATTAAGCGTAATAGTTACCTGGTCGTTTTTTTCAAAAAGGAAAAGATTATTGCTATTATCTAAGGGAATATCCCAATCCTTAAATGATGCCGAATCCTTCCATAATGCTATTCTTCCATAGTTAATATCGGTTGACAGCGGAACGTCGATTCTATTGACACGTTGTATTGTCTTTAATACGTAGGATTTTGTCGCGACTGGATGATTCGAACTTACCCCATTTTGATAAATTACAAAGGTTATTACCAGCCCCCGACGAAACTCATTGTTATTTACCACTATGGTAACTCTTGCTTGTTTTATGCTGGCTGCGCAAGCATTCATTTTTGGCCCTAAACATAGGAGCAAAATGCAGACTAATAAATAGCAACATTTCTTGATGCTTATAATCATATTTTGAAGTTTAAGAAGTCTAACTATCTTTGATTCTGTTGTATACCGCTTAAAGCGATTTCATCTTTTGGTATAGGCATTACCCATTTCGAATCATTAGGTGGTAAGGAATAATTGTTGCCATTTAATGACCGTGTCAGCGTTATTTGTGCTCCCTCTGCATTCAAGCGTTTTAAGTCATACCATCGAAGCCCTCTCCACATTAATTCCTTTCTACGTTCAAGCAAAATTGTACTTAAAGCGGCGTTTGCAGAGGCGGCAGATAAATTGGTGAAGGTGCCTGTTTGATACCTTCTTAACAGAAGACTATTGAGTGTACTTATCGCATCGTTCGTTTGTCCGAGCCGCGCGAGGCATTCTGCTTTAATCAGGTATAATTCATCAGTCGCAAGGCCGGTAAAGCAGTAAAGGCCTGTGCCATAATAACCTCTTTTTCTATAATATGTACCATCGGCACGTTTTGAAAAATACAAGGTTAACCTTAAATCACTTGGACTATACAAAGAAAGGATGTCAGTGGGAACAGCGGACAATGCACCGGAATAATTGCCGGTAAATTCACCATAAGAAGTAGTTTGCCGGGAGTTATAAATAAGTTCATTATTTGTCGTGGAAAAAGGCGTTGATGATGTTTTACTTGTTGTATTATAATCAATCAAGGTATTATACAATGTTAAAGCTTGATCAGCATTCGATTTTGCAATTGTGTAATTTCGCATATCTAAATAAATACGAGCCAATAAGGCATATGCAGCGATCTGTGAGGGCCGGTTGAGATTGGCTGATGGCCTGGCGGTAGGTAGCAGCGGAAGACAAGTATTAAGATCGTTGATTATTTGATCGAAGGACTGTTGTAATGTACTTCGCTGTTGAATGTAATTGATGTTTGCACTCAACCTTAGTGGTATTCCTAAATCTGAAGATGCCGTACTGCCATCGTAAGCTTTGCAAAAAGCCCGGGTTACATCATAAAAAGCATAGGCTCTGTTGAAAAGTGCCCAGCCTTTTAAATACTGCCCTTGGGCACTGGCACTACTATCAGACTTACTTAAGCCATCTAATACATTATTCGCATAGAATATTTCCTGATAAAGTGCGTTCCAGTCCCGAATAGCAACATCACCCTGGTAAATGTCACTTGCCCATATGTAAGCGTTTCTTTGGGTCGGGGAGGCAGTTTGCCAATTGACAAAGTTAACGCTGTATTCATCGGCGGAAAGTTGTCCTAACCCGCCCGTTTGGTTAAAAACCAAGGTATTATCCAATAAGCTTCTAAAATCGCTTAGTGTACTTGGCACAAGTAAGTTTGTTGCAGGCTTTTTATTAAAAAAATCAGATTTGGTGCAACTGAAAAGGGTAAATAACGCATTAATGGTAATTCCCCATATGAATATATTCTTTTTCATTTTTTTAAGTTAATGTGTTATAAATCTGCTTTAAGACCAAATGAAACGGTTCTGACAGCAGGAATGCTGTAAGGATAATCGGGGTCAATATGTTCTTTATTGGCTCGCCAAAGGATACCGATATTGTTTAAATAGGTGAATAAATTTAGATTGCGGAAATGGATATACTTGACGTTTTTAAAGGTGTATCCAAAACGAATATCTTGCAGGCGAACGTTATCAGCCCTTTCCACTAAGATGTTTGAATAGGTATATAAATTATCTCGGTCTAAATTATCAGGGTACACTAACGCTGGTACATTGGTGTGTGTTTCGTCACCGGGTTTTTGCCATCTATTTCCGTAATCGGCCATTAAGTAGCTTTGAGGGCCTCCCGAATATAATACGCCGTTATTTAAGGAAGTCCTTCTAAAATAATATCCGAGTTTATAAATGATGTTAAAAGAAAGGTCGAAGCTATTGTATATAAAAGTATTTCTCAGGCTGCCAAAAGACGTAGGTGTTGCAGATCCATTGTAAACTAATTCAGAGCGGTTCGTTGAATTACTAATTGCAGTATAATCAGTGCTTATTTTGCCGTTTAAAAACCCCTGCGGATCACCTGTGTTAGTTAATCCCTCGTATTTGTAACTAAAAACAGCGTAATAAGGATACCCCGCTAAAGGATTCATATAGTTAGCTGAAACAATATTATAATTTGTTCCATTGCTGACCTTGTACTCGGTAACTATGTTTTTGTCATAGTTATATAGGAAGGTTGTAAGCCATTTTAACTTTCCATTTAGGTTAATTGTATTGATTTGTAAGTCAACACCTTGAGTTAAAGTATTTGCAGAATTTCCCGTAAAGGTAGTTACACCTGTTTGAGGGGATATTGGGCTGTTTCCAATCAAATCAAGGCCGCCTTTACGCCAATAATCTATACTTCCATTGATACGATTGTTCTTTGTGACGAAGTCTACACCAAAATTAATATTTCGGTCAACTTCCCATTTTAAAGAAGGATTGGGCGGATTAACAATATTAGTAAAATAAGCATTATAGGTTTGGGAAGCTCCAGGAATATTTATCGCGGTAAGATAAGCAGATATGCTGGTATTAACATTTCCAGTATAGCCATAGGTCGCCCGTAACTTTAATTGTGGCAGCCAGTCAATGTTGTAAAAATTCTCTTTATTTACAATCCAGGAAAGTCCGGCGCTCCAAAGCGGCACACCTTTTTGATTTGCGGAAACGCCGAATAGGTTTGACTCGTCCTTTCTTGCGCTGGCAGATAACACGTACTTTTCATCATAGGTGTAAGCTCCATTAAAATATATAGAGAAAAATCGGTTGGTATTACCTAATTCTGATGTATTAGCAGGCACTAAGGCACTATTATAACCATACGAAAAAGGATAATAAGTATTGAAGTTTACGCTCTGATTGGCGTCGGTAGCAGTTTCTGAATTATAACCGTATAATGTATAACTGTTGGTAAAGGAATTATAATTTTTTATTTCAGTACCTGCGATTGCAGTTAAATTATTTTTACCCCACGAGTTTTCATAGTCAATTTGAAACCTACCGTTGTTGGAAGAGAGCGTATTGCTCCGCTTATTTAAGATTCCGCCTAATGGTATTGGGTAAGTTACCGCCCCTGAAATGGGATCGATTTGAGTATATGTATTAATTAAGTTTCTGGTATAATATGACTGAAGCTGATTAAGATTGTTAAAGTCAGTTAATCCCTTTTCGTAGCTGTATAGTGCAGACGCTTTCAGCCCTTTTATTATTTTGTAAGTTAATGAAGCATTGATCCTGTAATCAGTAAGATCGCTTTGCGAATTGCTATACCCGCTTCTAAGTTCTTGCAATGGACTATATAACCAATTTAGCAAACCGGCATTCCCCGCGGTCGTTGCGTATGGAATATTAAGATTATTTTCAATAAATAATGGATTGCCCTTCGCATCAGCGAGTTGGTCATAAGGATAATTCGTAGTCGTTAACGTAGGTGCAGATTTCGAGGTGCTTCCTGTATAAACAAGATTGGTGAATAATTCCAGCTTATTATTCAAAAAGTAATAAGTGTTGTTTGTATTCAGGCTTATTCTGTCGTAGCTGTTGCCAACCTGGCTATTTATATTTTTATCATAACCAATAGAAACAAAATACTTTTGGTTTAAGCCGCCACCGCTGATACTTGCCTGGTACTGCTGTTCAACGCGTGGTCGGTAAAAATATTTAGCCACTTGGTTACGGGAGTCAATAGCTTTTAAAGCATTAATCTGTGAAGCAGAATCTGTTTTAGATAATGTGCCGTTTCTCGAAGCTGAAAAAATTTGAACAGCAGGCGACAAAACCTGATAACCGGTACTAATGGCATTATCATATACACCCTGATTAAATAAATATTGTTCTATCCCAATGTATTGCGCAGAACTTAATTGAGGAAGATAGTTTAGATTTGGTTTAGCACCGATAGTAGTATTAATATTGAAAGAGACGTTAGGGCCACTATTTAGCCTGCCTTTTTTTGTAGTTATTACAATTACTCCGTTACCGCTGCGTGATCCCCATGCCGAGGCTGCGGCTGCATCTTTCAATACTGTGATGCTTTGTACGTCATTCGGGTTAATATTAGAGGGGTCGCCATCATATGGAAAGTTATCTACTATAATTAGAGGATTAGGATTGGAAAATAGTGTGGTTCTTCCCCGTATTTCAATTTCGCTTTGCCCATATTGAAATGCGCCGTTGTTATTAAATAATAAACCACTTGTTACACCATCTATTCTGTCCAAAATATTTGTACTTATCTTACGGTTAATCAATGCACTATCAATTTGAACAAAACTTCCCGTTGCCCTTTCTTTTGGAATTGTTTGATAACCTGTAGATACAACACTTACTTCGTTAAGCGTATTATAGTCTTCATAGAGTTGAATGTTAAAAGGGCCTTTTTCATTTATTGAAAATTGGACCTCCTGTGATTTGTAACCTACAAAGCTTATGCTTAATATTCCTTGCTGGACTTTTGAAGTCATTGAGAAGTTGCCATTTC
This region of Mucilaginibacter inviolabilis genomic DNA includes:
- a CDS encoding peroxiredoxin family protein translates to MIISIKKCCYLLVCILLLCLGPKMNACAASIKQARVTIVVNNNEFRRGLVITFVIYQNGVSSNHPVATKSYVLKTIQRVNRIDVPLSTDINYGRIALWKDSASFKDWDIPLDNSNNLFLFEKNDQVTITLNSHKFDAKFSGKSEDKFKDMYAINNIDYLSEDLINRKYNYYMQLNDREHAMNSLKQGYDSLLMVKNSLIDSAKTKINAKVIRLIKLDNWAFCNQNIVGRCISPFLGKKQIWLAETKEFYIQTYERFFRLPEANEEELAFSYYVGDFLAFRSKAYAIISRSDVKLSFFNDLKFKEINEAVSLQCKNGILKDRVILGAFLNVDRIREPDFVDYTNKAAQEAKPSNIKDVLMSLYNANLVGSKAYQFSLNNEHDKQVSLNDFKGKIVVIDFWFTGCSGCLTLAKSMKPIIASYTNENVIFISVSVDRSKSSWLESIKQGKYTSGKEVNLLAENGWQSSIIQHYNIDAFPTLIVISENGKILSTAPPDPRYNLVAFKRLLDQNQ
- a CDS encoding SusC/RagA family TonB-linked outer membrane protein; protein product: MKKTILIIVLATLCLNFRALAQSNILLTGRVTDSIGKPLPSATIKITASQLSTTTDRNGNFSMTSKVQQGILSISFVGYKSQEVQFSINEKGPFNIQLYEDYNTLNEVSVVSTGYQTIPKERATGSFVQIDSALINRKISTNILDRIDGVTSGLLFNNNGAFQYGQSEIEIRGRTTLFSNPNPLIIVDNFPYDGDPSNINPNDVQSITVLKDAAAASAWGSRSGNGVIVITTKKGRLNSGPNVSFNINTTIGAKPNLNYLPQLSSAQYIGIEQYLFNQGVYDNAISTGYQVLSPAVQIFSASRNGTLSKTDSASQINALKAIDSRNQVAKYFYRPRVEQQYQASISGGGLNQKYFVSIGYDKNINSQVGNSYDRISLNTNNTYYFLNNKLELFTNLVYTGSTSKSAPTLTTTNYPYDQLADAKGNPLFIENNLNIPYATTAGNAGLLNWLYSPLQELRSGYSNSQSDLTDYRINASLTYKIIKGLKASALYSYEKGLTDFNNLNQLQSYYTRNLINTYTQIDPISGAVTYPIPLGGILNKRSNTLSSNNGRFQIDYENSWGKNNLTAIAGTEIKNYNSFTNSYTLYGYNSETATDANQSVNFNTYYPFSYGYNSALVPANTSELGNTNRFFSIYFNGAYTYDEKYVLSASARKDESNLFGVSANQKGVPLWSAGLSWIVNKENFYNIDWLPQLKLRATYGYTGNVNTSISAYLTAINIPGASQTYNAYFTNIVNPPNPSLKWEVDRNINFGVDFVTKNNRINGSIDYWRKGGLDLIGNSPISPQTGVTTFTGNSANTLTQGVDLQINTINLNGKLKWLTTFLYNYDKNIVTEYKVSNGTNYNIVSANYMNPLAGYPYYAVFSYKYEGLTNTGDPQGFLNGKISTDYTAISNSTNRSELVYNGSATPTSFGSLRNTFIYNSFDLSFNIIYKLGYYFRRTSLNNGVLYSGGPQSYLMADYGNRWQKPGDETHTNVPALVYPDNLDRDNLYTYSNILVERADNVRLQDIRFGYTFKNVKYIHFRNLNLFTYLNNIGILWRANKEHIDPDYPYSIPAVRTVSFGLKADL
- a CDS encoding Crp/Fnr family transcriptional regulator, producing the protein MNLASIFSVLSNTTGLSDALKEELSEKVGEEKYKAHQIIHAAGQMENRLYFIESGFARNYYYDHHGNEHTVRFWKAGDIVFSYEGYYNVPSYFYTEILEESRLITLNYIILHELDNKFPEIATVIKAILIKYQHEEYEKQKLIALPAEERFLLFRENNLNIFKKAPSRIIASYLHITRETLTRYIGRN
- a CDS encoding aminotransferase class I/II-fold pyridoxal phosphate-dependent enzyme, which translates into the protein MSKINFERASFKDFENIEGQDIYQTAQEFKEYLDFLRSNGHLNYRIESLSPVGPEMNLILPGDSHPTWCVCLVSNDYLGFSQHPLVKAAVIKGIEMFGTGSGASPAIGGHFVYHEQLEKKIAGFYRRSDAILYTTGYTANSATLQCILHRDDSNQKKNDIAILDMNVHASVYEGVLTTTIKTFLHNDLAMLEHVLKNAQDKYRTKMVVIDGVYSQDGDIAPIGKIAELTHRYGAYLVVDDAHGIGVVGDTGRGVIETDNAFDQVDIITGTFSKALGNIGGYVIASAELITYLKFQSKQHLFSTTATPAVMGILKAIDLIDEEPVWRARLWENIDYLKNGLINLGFDVGTTASAVIPVKVGDILKTLEAGRLLLKAGIYTNPIMYPAVSKKNARIRMNVMATHTTAHLDKVLEAFTEVDKALHISNKYS
- a CDS encoding MauE/DoxX family redox-associated membrane protein, whose protein sequence is MESTSIINDKFQLSEPAKEKIIIAICWLCMALFLYTAYAKITDHARFLAGLTKVHLISGFAVFISYAVPAIEIVVALLLLIPQTAKTGLYSFFAVMASFTIYIVSAMIWEKNLPCHCGGAIEKLSWGQHIWFNLAFITIAIIALRLFNKLNTSLKT
- a CDS encoding RagB/SusD family nutrient uptake outer membrane protein, which codes for MKKNIFIWGITINALFTLFSCTKSDFFNKKPATNLLVPSTLSDFRSLLDNTLVFNQTGGLGQLSADEYSVNFVNWQTASPTQRNAYIWASDIYQGDVAIRDWNALYQEIFYANNVLDGLSKSDSSASAQGQYLKGWALFNRAYAFYDVTRAFCKAYDGSTASSDLGIPLRLSANINYIQQRSTLQQSFDQIINDLNTCLPLLPTARPSANLNRPSQIAAYALLARIYLDMRNYTIAKSNADQALTLYNTLIDYNTTSKTSSTPFSTTNNELIYNSRQTTSYGEFTGNYSGALSAVPTDILSLYSPSDLRLTLYFSKRADGTYYRKRGYYGTGLYCFTGLATDELYLIKAECLARLGQTNDAISTLNSLLLRRYQTGTFTNLSAASANAALSTILLERRKELMWRGLRWYDLKRLNAEGAQITLTRSLNGNNYSLPPNDSKWVMPIPKDEIALSGIQQNQR